In Numida meleagris isolate 19003 breed g44 Domestic line chromosome 23, NumMel1.0, whole genome shotgun sequence, the following proteins share a genomic window:
- the LOC110387619 gene encoding zinc finger and BTB domain-containing protein 16-like isoform X2, whose amino-acid sequence MDLTKMGMIQLQNPCHPTGLLHKANQMRLAGTLCDVVIMVDSQEFHAHRTVLACTSKMFEILFHRNSQHYTLDFLSPKTFQQILEYAYTATLQAKVEDLDDLLYAAEILEIEYLEEQCLKILETIQASDDNDAEVTMTDGGADEEEDRKSRYIKGLFISKHSSEESGYASTAGQSGPGAMVEQSPSVSTSFGLSAMSPTKAAVDSLMSIGQSLLQGALQHNVPEEPHAAGRHPGPSEVKTEVMQVEDASSHESPRPPESGTSSGEKSDDKSKEDPGTPTRSSVITSARELHYVRDESAEQPPEAAQGMLVGPEQSAAVSEKPLGVYSVLPNHKSDSVLSMPPSMTSTLHMQPALAVSMDFSAYGGLLPQGFIQRELFSKLGELAAGMKTESRAVGEQCSVCGAELPDNETVEQHRTGLQQGLCAAFCAAPRWCPFPNTAAYICVVRRSAFSFFAQN is encoded by the exons ATGGATTTGACTAAGATGGGCATGATACAGCTCCAGAACCCCTGCCACCCCACGGGGCTGCTGCACAAAGCCAACCAGATGCGCCTGGCGGGGACGCTGTGCGACGTGGTCATCATGGTGGACAGCCAGGAGTTCCACGCTCACAGGACAGTGTTAGCTTGCACTAGTAAAATGTTCGAGATCCTCTTCCACCGCAACAGTCAGCATTACACCCTGGACTTCCTTTCACCAAAGACTTTCCAGCAGATTCTGGAGTATGCTTACACAGCCACCCTCCAGGCAAAGGTTGAAGACTTGGATGACCTGCTCTATGCAGCTGAGATCCTAGAAATAGAGTATCTAGAAGAGCAGTGCCTGAAGATCTTGGAGACCATCCAGGCATCTGATGACAACGATGCCGAAGTCACCATGACGGATGGAGGTGCCGATGAAGAGGAGGACAGGAAATCAAGGTACATCAAGGGGCTCTTCATCTCCAAGCATTCCAGCGAGGAGAGCGGCTACgccagcacagctgggcagagcGGGCCGGGCGCTATGGTGGAGCAGAGCCCTTCGGTCTCCACGTCTTTCGGCCTCTCCGCCATGAGCCCCACCAAGGCAGCGGTGGACAGCCTGATGAGCATCGGGCAGTCGCTGCTGCAGGGTGCCCTGCAGCACAACGTCCCCGAGGAGCCGCACGCTGCCGGCCGCCACCCCGGGCCCAGCGAAGTCAAAACCGAAGTGATGCAGGTGGAAGACGCCTCCAGCCACGAGAGCCCACGGCCGCCGGAGTCGGGCACTTCTAGCGGGGAGAAATCTGATGACAAGAGCAAGGAAGACCCCGGCACCCCGACCCGCAGTAGCGTTATCACAAGTGCCCGCGAACTGCACTACGTCCGCGATGAGAGCGCGGAGCAGCCTCCCgaggctgcccaggggatgCTGGTGGGGCCGGAGCAGTCTGCGGCTGTGAGCGAGAAGCCTTTGGGCGTCTACTCCGTGCTCCCCAACCACAAAAGTGACTCTGTGCTCAGCATGCCGCCCTCCATGACATCCACCCTTCACATGCAGCCAGCCCTGGCCGTGTCCATGGACTTCAGCGCTTATGGGGGGCTCCTGCCCCAGGGCTTTATTCAGAGGGAGCTGTTCAGTAAGCTCGGGGAGTTGGCAGCCGGCATGAAAACGGAGAGCAGAGCCGTGGGCGAGCAGTGCAGTGTGTGCGGGGCAGAGCTGCCGGACAACGAGACCGTCGAACAGCACCG CACAGGTTTGCAGCAGGGTCTCTGTGCAGCCTTCTGTGCCGCGCCGCGATGGTGCCCGTTCCCTAACACTGCTGCCTATATCTGCGTGGTAAGaagatctgcattttcttttttcgCTCAGAATTAG